The proteins below are encoded in one region of Limnochorda pilosa:
- a CDS encoding efflux RND transporter permease subunit produces the protein MKDLRIATDAKSFFAEGDPEIEAFNRVGDRFGGIDSIAVALRAADVFQPDVLRALDRLTAALEQVAGVRTVRSLANIEDLRASEGILEVTPLVTRLPATPEEAEALAARIDSDPLYSGTLVSRDREVALILVQPEPGQNSVDVADRIVRALEPERPSLPEGVTLHLAGMPVLTRDLNEALRRDLGFLVPLTLLLISLILWLGFRTGAGVLLPMSTVLLSVVWTFGLMGHLGMPVSQLGAIVPVLLVSVGSAYGIHMVARYHEECEILSPGAAARERVLRNVGLAVILSGVTTMAGFASNALAPIVRVAEFGTMTAFGVGVALLLSVTWIPALQRSILGAAARPRTRVARWIDSILARLATGGRRHRGLVILATLAVVILSLTGLVRVRTDSNFAYFFPPGNPTREAFDLIAREFGGADTLEVMVEGDIQDPEILRRIAAFEEDLSRSPLIHDPLAITDLLARAQRVMHDDDPAWDRVPETREAAAQYLLLLSFGGRDLLEPLITFDASAAKIQARVDGTDSQARRESLALAEQAVRRHFGDRSHPVTPTPVQVTVTGTPVLGEALVRRVVRSQVQSLAASFIAIFEVMLLLTRSPLHALVTTVPIGLAVLINFGVLGWAGIPLDVITVLVSSIAIGIGIDYSIHVYSRYREERQAGRVVDDALREAVTGAGQAVFLNAAAVVAGFLVLTASAFGPLQYLGGLVSLTMVVSFVSAIAVLPGLLYLVDGRPRVAPARGSRATRDRRA, from the coding sequence ATGAAGGACCTTCGGATCGCCACGGACGCCAAGTCGTTCTTCGCCGAGGGCGACCCCGAGATCGAAGCCTTCAACCGGGTAGGGGACCGTTTCGGCGGGATCGACTCCATCGCGGTCGCCTTGAGGGCCGCCGACGTCTTCCAGCCCGACGTGTTGCGCGCGCTCGATCGCCTCACGGCGGCCCTGGAGCAGGTGGCCGGAGTCCGTACCGTTCGCAGCCTGGCCAACATCGAGGATCTGAGAGCCAGCGAAGGGATCCTCGAGGTGACGCCCCTGGTGACACGCCTTCCGGCCACCCCCGAGGAGGCGGAGGCGCTGGCGGCCCGTATCGACTCCGATCCCCTCTACTCGGGGACGCTCGTCTCCCGGGACCGCGAGGTCGCTTTGATCCTGGTACAGCCTGAGCCTGGCCAGAACTCCGTGGACGTGGCCGACCGCATCGTGCGGGCGCTGGAGCCGGAGCGCCCTTCCCTTCCCGAGGGCGTCACCCTCCACCTGGCCGGCATGCCCGTCCTGACCCGGGACCTGAACGAAGCCCTGCGCCGCGATCTGGGGTTCCTCGTTCCCCTGACCCTGCTCCTGATCAGCCTGATCCTGTGGCTCGGGTTCCGCACTGGGGCAGGCGTCCTCCTTCCCATGTCCACCGTCTTGCTGAGCGTCGTGTGGACCTTCGGGCTCATGGGCCACCTCGGCATGCCGGTCTCCCAACTGGGCGCGATCGTTCCGGTGCTGCTCGTCAGCGTTGGCAGCGCGTACGGTATCCACATGGTGGCCCGCTACCATGAGGAGTGCGAGATCCTGAGCCCAGGGGCCGCCGCCCGTGAGCGCGTGCTGCGGAACGTGGGACTGGCCGTGATCCTCTCAGGCGTCACTACCATGGCCGGTTTCGCGTCCAACGCCCTCGCTCCCATCGTTCGCGTTGCCGAATTCGGAACGATGACCGCGTTCGGCGTAGGGGTCGCCCTGCTCCTCTCGGTCACGTGGATCCCGGCGTTGCAGAGGAGCATCCTCGGCGCAGCCGCGCGGCCCCGGACCCGAGTGGCCCGCTGGATCGACTCGATTCTCGCACGGCTCGCGACGGGGGGCCGCCGGCACCGTGGCCTCGTCATCCTGGCCACCCTGGCGGTCGTGATCCTGAGCCTGACGGGCCTGGTGCGGGTTCGGACCGACAGCAACTTCGCCTACTTCTTCCCGCCCGGGAATCCCACCCGGGAGGCCTTCGACCTCATCGCCCGTGAGTTCGGGGGTGCCGACACGCTGGAGGTGATGGTGGAGGGCGACATCCAGGACCCCGAGATCCTGCGCCGGATCGCGGCCTTCGAGGAGGACCTCTCCCGCAGCCCGCTGATTCACGACCCCCTGGCCATCACGGACCTCCTGGCTCGCGCCCAGCGGGTGATGCACGATGACGACCCGGCGTGGGATCGGGTGCCCGAGACGCGCGAGGCGGCCGCCCAGTACTTGCTGCTGCTCTCCTTCGGCGGGCGGGACCTCCTGGAGCCGTTGATCACTTTCGACGCTTCCGCGGCCAAGATCCAGGCCCGCGTCGACGGAACGGACTCCCAGGCCCGCCGCGAGTCCCTGGCCCTCGCAGAACAGGCGGTACGCCGGCACTTCGGCGACCGCTCCCACCCCGTGACGCCGACGCCTGTCCAGGTGACGGTGACCGGAACCCCCGTCCTCGGGGAGGCGCTGGTGCGGCGGGTGGTGCGAAGCCAGGTACAGAGCCTGGCCGCCTCCTTCATCGCTATCTTTGAGGTCATGCTCCTCCTCACCCGGTCGCCCCTTCATGCGCTCGTTACCACGGTTCCCATCGGCCTGGCGGTCCTGATCAACTTCGGCGTGCTGGGCTGGGCCGGCATCCCCTTGGACGTGATCACCGTCCTGGTCAGCAGCATCGCCATCGGCATCGGCATCGACTACTCGATCCACGTCTACTCCCGCTACCGGGAGGAGCGCCAGGCAGGCCGGGTCGTAGACGATGCCCTTCGGGAGGCGGTGACCGGGGCGGGACAGGCCGTCTTCCTCAACGCGGCGGCCGTGGTGGCGGGCTTCCTGGTGCTGACGGCCTCGGCTTTCGGACCGCTTCAGTACCTGGGAGGCCTGGTGAGCCTCACCATGGTGGTGTCCTTCGTCTCTGCGATCGCCGTCCTGCCGGGGCTCCTGTACCTGGTGGACGGACGCCCCCGGGTTGCGCCCGCCCGAGGCTCACGGGCTACCAGGGACAGGAGGGCGTGA
- a CDS encoding AzlD domain-containing protein, whose product MWSGEVWLGGLLLGLATYSARSLPLFLGLRPSERIARYLRYVAPSVVAALLVPSLLLFDGAWIPPMKNPALLAALPTAWVAYRSRSLGWTTVAGVAAFALLSRWLG is encoded by the coding sequence GTGTGGAGCGGTGAGGTCTGGCTGGGCGGTCTCCTGCTGGGCCTGGCCACCTACTCGGCCCGAAGCCTTCCTCTTTTCCTGGGACTGCGTCCTTCGGAGCGAATCGCCCGGTACCTGCGGTACGTAGCGCCCTCGGTCGTGGCGGCGCTCCTGGTACCGTCGCTCCTTCTCTTCGATGGCGCGTGGATCCCGCCCATGAAGAACCCCGCCCTGCTTGCGGCCCTTCCCACGGCTTGGGTGGCCTATCGCTCCAGGAGCCTGGGATGGACGACCGTCGCGGGCGTGGCGGCCTTCGCCCTCCTCAGCCGGTGGCTGGGCTAG
- a CDS encoding IclR family transcriptional regulator — MRPSTGQYLQTVARAMDLLNCFQEVSEWSLSELARHLGLSKTVTFRLAATLASKGYLEQDPVTKRYRLGARPIVLGLAAAQRLDVREVARPILQRLTDETGETAFLTVVRGLQSVCLDKVDSPHNVRLTMQAGGVYALHLGASNKILLAYLTPAKIERYLQEHAERLTAEGIVPDALLKELAKIRHQGYAFTTEEVTPQAFSIGCPVFDAAGNLAGAISLAGPTYRLPWERLQELVDATRAGAAEVTGRMGGVPHKVEGVV; from the coding sequence GTGAGGCCTTCGACTGGTCAGTACCTCCAGACGGTCGCCAGAGCGATGGACCTCTTGAACTGCTTTCAGGAGGTTTCCGAGTGGTCGCTCTCCGAGCTCGCGCGTCACCTGGGGCTCAGCAAGACGGTGACTTTTCGCCTGGCGGCGACCCTCGCCAGCAAGGGGTACCTGGAGCAGGATCCCGTGACCAAGCGCTACCGCCTGGGGGCGCGGCCGATCGTCCTGGGGCTGGCGGCCGCGCAGCGGCTCGACGTGCGCGAGGTGGCCCGCCCGATTCTCCAGCGGCTGACCGACGAGACGGGGGAGACGGCCTTCCTCACCGTGGTGCGGGGCCTCCAGAGCGTCTGCCTCGACAAGGTGGACAGCCCGCACAACGTGAGGCTGACGATGCAGGCGGGAGGGGTCTACGCCCTGCACCTTGGGGCCTCCAACAAGATCCTGCTGGCCTACCTCACGCCCGCCAAGATCGAGCGCTACCTCCAGGAGCATGCCGAGCGGCTGACTGCCGAGGGGATCGTCCCCGATGCGCTGCTGAAGGAGCTCGCGAAGATCCGGCACCAGGGGTACGCCTTCACGACGGAAGAGGTGACGCCGCAAGCCTTCTCCATCGGATGTCCGGTATTCGATGCGGCGGGGAACCTCGCGGGCGCCATCAGCCTGGCCGGACCCACCTACCGGCTGCCCTGGGAACGGCTCCAGGAACTGGTGGACGCCACCCGTGCAGGAGCGGCGGAGGTGACTGGGAGGATGGGCGGAGTCCCGCACAAGGTGGAGGGAGTGGTATGA
- a CDS encoding TetR/AcrR family transcriptional regulator, producing the protein MGARATTSTDQQQAIFEAAYACLAERGYAHVSMRDIARRAGVVLSQLHYYYQSKDGLFLHVMRQVTARHLEDVRRHLAGPAGTVHDKVTAAVELFRSKLRSDPALFRLLFDFTSLALWNTRAREELVRLYSDVSDLVEQAILVSKAEGHAPPAGDRNGISPRVVARLLLTTLYGAALQAMVTPEDAEMAEVLAGAEHMVLRMVGAQD; encoded by the coding sequence GTGGGAGCGCGCGCCACGACGTCGACAGACCAGCAGCAAGCCATCTTCGAGGCGGCCTACGCGTGCCTGGCCGAGCGCGGGTACGCCCACGTCTCCATGCGCGACATCGCCCGCCGGGCGGGCGTGGTCCTGAGCCAGCTCCACTACTACTACCAGAGCAAGGACGGCCTCTTCCTCCATGTGATGCGACAGGTCACCGCCAGGCATCTCGAGGACGTGCGGCGCCACCTGGCCGGCCCAGCGGGGACCGTGCATGACAAGGTGACTGCGGCCGTGGAGCTCTTCCGCTCCAAGCTCCGGAGCGATCCGGCGCTCTTCCGGCTGCTCTTCGACTTCACGAGCCTGGCCCTGTGGAACACCCGGGCGCGCGAGGAGCTCGTCCGCCTGTACTCGGACGTCAGCGACCTCGTTGAGCAGGCGATCCTCGTTTCGAAGGCCGAGGGGCACGCCCCGCCGGCCGGCGACCGCAACGGGATCTCGCCCCGGGTCGTGGCTCGCCTGCTGCTGACCACCCTCTATGGTGCAGCGCTTCAGGCCATGGTCACCCCCGAGGATGCAGAGATGGCCGAGGTTCTGGCGGGAGCCGAGCACATGGTCCTCCGGATGGTGGGCGCGCAGGACTGA
- a CDS encoding nitrilase-related carbon-nitrogen hydrolase — METRRLKVAALQTEPEWGAKERNVARLDAWIRQAAGEGAALVVTPEMATTGYLWDDRAHIAPFVEPIPGPTTERFGALARELNVHIVLGLPEREPDTGTFYNTAVLLGPEGLVGRYRKVHPYMAEPHWAKNGDLGFPVFETPLGRIALVICMDLIFFEPTRVAMLEGAELLCAPVNWFGELAPSPVWLTRAYETGLPLVVANRWGRERTTDFAGGSAVIDGSGTVLATRQSGDGLVTATVEVGGGRGRSIRRRPELYADLTLSTHRWDPLTFYRQFDTSRLPPGARVQASAVQLVPGQGAGRAERLQRLARWIEDLGERGSRLIVFPELALTGLIDDAAQARAEAIPAGQVASVLEPLLRLCGRHETTVLLGGVERDGDAHFNAAWLLTPEGLQGTYRKTHLTDDERRWATPGNDLPFFDRPLGRIGVLMGDEIRLPEPARLHALRGADLLAVLGAARRVYQYAETGDGRRVLWHLARVRARENHAYVLFANYAGAFGGGSGVFGPDAYQDPSDEAWLGAEQGEGAVTLQLDTTDTGTPGPVNRVRRKPFIVLREPTWYDPLVRPR, encoded by the coding sequence ATGGAGACGCGCAGGCTGAAGGTGGCCGCCCTCCAGACGGAACCCGAGTGGGGGGCGAAGGAGCGGAACGTGGCGCGCCTGGACGCGTGGATCCGCCAGGCGGCCGGGGAGGGTGCGGCGCTGGTCGTGACGCCGGAGATGGCCACCACCGGCTACCTCTGGGACGACCGCGCCCACATCGCCCCCTTCGTGGAACCGATCCCGGGCCCCACCACCGAGCGGTTCGGCGCGCTCGCCCGGGAGCTGAACGTCCACATCGTCCTGGGCCTGCCCGAGAGGGAACCCGACACCGGCACCTTCTACAACACGGCGGTGCTCCTCGGCCCCGAGGGGCTGGTGGGGCGCTACCGCAAGGTCCATCCCTACATGGCCGAGCCGCACTGGGCCAAGAACGGGGACCTGGGCTTCCCGGTCTTCGAGACCCCCCTCGGGCGGATCGCCCTCGTGATCTGCATGGACCTCATCTTCTTCGAGCCCACCCGCGTCGCCATGCTGGAGGGCGCGGAGCTCCTCTGCGCGCCGGTCAACTGGTTCGGGGAGCTCGCGCCCTCGCCCGTCTGGCTGACCCGCGCCTACGAGACGGGCCTGCCGCTGGTGGTGGCCAACCGCTGGGGGAGGGAGCGCACCACCGACTTCGCCGGCGGGAGTGCGGTCATCGATGGGAGCGGTACCGTGCTCGCCACCCGGCAGAGCGGGGACGGCCTAGTCACGGCGACGGTGGAGGTCGGCGGGGGAAGGGGGAGGTCGATCCGGCGTCGCCCGGAGCTCTACGCCGACCTCACCTTGAGCACCCATCGGTGGGACCCCCTGACGTTCTACCGCCAGTTCGACACGTCCCGGCTCCCCCCGGGGGCCCGGGTCCAAGCTTCGGCGGTGCAGCTCGTCCCGGGCCAGGGCGCGGGCCGCGCGGAGCGGTTGCAGCGCCTGGCGCGGTGGATCGAGGACCTGGGGGAGCGGGGGAGCCGCCTCATCGTCTTCCCCGAGCTAGCCCTGACCGGCCTCATCGACGATGCGGCCCAGGCGAGGGCTGAGGCGATTCCGGCGGGTCAGGTCGCTTCCGTCCTAGAGCCGCTCCTACGCCTCTGCGGCCGGCACGAGACGACGGTGCTCCTCGGGGGCGTGGAGCGCGACGGGGACGCCCACTTCAACGCGGCGTGGCTCTTGACGCCGGAGGGCCTCCAGGGGACGTACCGCAAGACCCACCTGACCGACGATGAGCGGCGGTGGGCCACCCCCGGGAACGACCTGCCTTTCTTTGATCGTCCCTTGGGCCGCATCGGCGTCCTCATGGGCGATGAGATCCGCCTCCCGGAGCCGGCGCGCCTCCACGCGCTGCGCGGGGCCGACCTCCTGGCCGTCCTGGGGGCCGCCCGGCGGGTCTACCAGTACGCCGAGACGGGGGACGGCCGGCGCGTCCTCTGGCACCTGGCCCGGGTGCGCGCCCGGGAGAACCACGCGTACGTGCTCTTTGCCAACTACGCCGGAGCCTTCGGAGGAGGGAGTGGTGTGTTCGGACCCGACGCTTACCAAGACCCGTCGGACGAGGCCTGGCTCGGCGCCGAGCAAGGCGAGGGCGCTGTGACCCTGCAGCTCGACACCACCGACACAGGAACCCCCGGCCCCGTCAATCGTGTGCGAAGGAAACCGTTCATCGTGCTGCGGGAGCCGACCTGGTACGACCCGCTAGTTCGGCCTCGCTGA
- a CDS encoding outer membrane lipoprotein-sorting protein, translated as MTRQGWKRPMLLPVILAVALVWAGSAPGAGAAGSEAAALSPDEILDRVEQNLQGDTRRSVQTMTLSSGVSQLVRTMEMFARGDDDLLVRFTEPADVAGTGLLVLGDDMWLYMPVVGRARRIAGSMREASFMGSDFSYDDMSALSYQDDYRSELLGTETLDGVSAYKLALTPTGESSYSSLTMWVDAERFVILRVDFFKGGTLSKTLRASDVRDVQGRPVPFRLEMVPASGNRETVIRLQEVRFDEPLDDGLFSVRTLERGR; from the coding sequence ATGACGCGGCAGGGCTGGAAACGTCCGATGCTGTTGCCCGTCATCCTGGCCGTGGCCCTGGTCTGGGCAGGATCGGCCCCTGGGGCCGGCGCCGCCGGATCCGAAGCGGCCGCCCTCAGCCCCGACGAGATCCTCGACCGGGTGGAGCAGAACCTCCAGGGCGACACCCGCCGGAGTGTGCAGACCATGACCCTGTCGTCGGGCGTCTCCCAGCTCGTCCGGACCATGGAGATGTTCGCCCGGGGAGACGACGACCTGCTGGTGCGTTTCACCGAGCCGGCCGACGTGGCGGGAACCGGCCTCCTGGTGCTCGGAGACGACATGTGGCTCTACATGCCGGTGGTGGGACGGGCCCGCCGTATCGCCGGCTCCATGCGCGAGGCGAGCTTCATGGGCTCCGACTTCTCCTACGACGACATGAGCGCTCTGAGCTACCAGGACGACTACCGCTCCGAGCTCCTGGGCACGGAGACGCTTGACGGCGTGAGCGCCTACAAGCTCGCCCTCACCCCCACGGGGGAATCCAGCTACTCCTCCCTCACCATGTGGGTCGATGCTGAGCGCTTCGTGATCCTCCGGGTGGACTTCTTCAAGGGCGGCACGCTCTCGAAGACACTCCGGGCGTCGGACGTCCGCGACGTGCAGGGCCGGCCGGTGCCCTTCCGCCTGGAGATGGTCCCCGCTTCCGGCAACCGGGAGACCGTCATCCGGCTTCAGGAGGTTCGTTTCGACGAGCCGCTCGACGACGGGCTCTTCAGCGTGCGGACCCTGGAG
- a CDS encoding DUF917 domain-containing protein — protein MRLTLESVHRAALGGAFLGGGGGGARASGLQLGEMALAVGEPRLVRLDELREDDLIVTVSAVGAPAARDQYVKPMDYVAAVRALNERLEGRVAGLISSENGGLATLNGWFQSAVTGIPVVDATGNGRAHPTGVMGSMGLEAVADYRSIQAACGGNPATGHRLSLVVEASLAVADRIVREASVEAGGMVAVARNPVRAAYVAENGAVGSVSQAMDLGALIEAHQSEGGRAVAETLAGELGGRILAERPVRGYHVETVGGYDVGRLAVGDIDLTFWNEYMTAERGDERLATFPDLIATLDAETGTPLPSAEVADGQHVVVVAVPKGRMILGAGLRRPEALKPAEEVIQKPLAPYF, from the coding sequence ATGCGGTTGACGCTGGAGTCGGTCCACCGGGCGGCCCTCGGCGGCGCCTTCCTGGGGGGAGGCGGGGGGGGCGCCCGTGCGTCGGGCCTGCAGCTGGGCGAGATGGCCCTGGCGGTGGGAGAACCGCGGCTCGTCCGGCTGGACGAGCTCCGAGAGGACGATCTGATCGTGACCGTCTCCGCCGTGGGGGCGCCGGCGGCCCGGGACCAGTACGTGAAGCCGATGGACTACGTGGCCGCGGTACGGGCGCTCAACGAGCGGTTGGAGGGCCGGGTGGCAGGGTTGATCTCGTCCGAGAACGGCGGGCTGGCCACCCTGAACGGGTGGTTCCAGTCGGCAGTGACCGGCATCCCGGTCGTTGACGCCACGGGCAACGGGCGGGCCCACCCCACGGGCGTCATGGGCTCCATGGGGCTCGAAGCGGTGGCCGACTACCGGTCCATCCAGGCCGCGTGCGGGGGGAACCCAGCCACCGGGCACAGGTTGAGCCTGGTGGTGGAGGCGAGCCTGGCGGTCGCGGACCGGATCGTGCGGGAGGCCTCGGTGGAGGCGGGCGGGATGGTGGCCGTCGCCCGGAACCCGGTCCGCGCGGCCTACGTGGCCGAGAACGGCGCCGTCGGTTCCGTGTCGCAGGCGATGGACCTCGGGGCCCTCATCGAGGCGCATCAGAGCGAGGGGGGCCGCGCGGTGGCGGAGACCCTGGCGGGCGAACTGGGCGGCCGCATCCTGGCCGAACGACCGGTGCGCGGGTACCACGTGGAGACGGTCGGGGGGTATGACGTGGGGCGCCTGGCCGTGGGCGACATCGACCTCACCTTCTGGAACGAGTACATGACCGCCGAGCGGGGGGACGAGCGGCTGGCCACCTTCCCGGACCTGATCGCCACCCTGGACGCCGAGACCGGCACGCCGCTCCCCTCGGCGGAGGTCGCGGACGGCCAGCACGTGGTGGTGGTGGCGGTGCCCAAGGGACGGATGATCCTGGGTGCGGGCCTGCGGCGGCCCGAGGCGCTCAAGCCGGCCGAAGAGGTCATCCAGAAGCCGCTGGCCCCCTACTTCTGA
- a CDS encoding AroM family protein: protein MRERMRPKVGVVTLGQSPRPDMVGEMRVWLGDVEPVERGALDDLTPEQIAEVHASNGEDALLTRLRDGSSVVVGERAMVPRLQAAISRLEAQGADAVLLACTGPFPAFQHSRPLLLAERLLVEGAAAVARGCRVGVICPLPEQEEATRRKWSDLFSHLHVAVGSPYGPLDALRRAARRLREARVEFVILDCMGYTQAMKEVVRAEAGVPVLLARSLVARLAAEVVA from the coding sequence ATGAGGGAGCGCATGCGCCCAAAGGTGGGCGTGGTCACCCTTGGTCAATCGCCGCGCCCGGACATGGTCGGGGAGATGCGCGTGTGGCTCGGGGATGTGGAGCCCGTCGAGCGGGGCGCGCTCGACGACCTCACCCCCGAGCAGATCGCCGAGGTACACGCCTCAAACGGAGAGGACGCCCTGCTCACGCGGCTCAGGGACGGCTCGTCGGTGGTGGTGGGCGAGCGAGCCATGGTGCCGAGGCTCCAGGCCGCCATCTCCCGCCTGGAGGCGCAAGGGGCCGACGCCGTCCTGCTGGCGTGCACCGGTCCGTTCCCCGCCTTCCAGCACAGCCGGCCGCTGCTCCTGGCGGAGCGGCTCCTGGTGGAGGGCGCGGCGGCCGTCGCCCGGGGCTGCCGGGTGGGCGTGATCTGCCCCCTGCCCGAGCAGGAGGAGGCAACCCGCCGCAAGTGGAGCGACCTCTTCTCGCACCTGCACGTTGCCGTGGGTTCTCCGTACGGGCCTCTCGACGCTCTCCGCCGGGCCGCCCGGCGCCTGCGGGAGGCCCGGGTGGAGTTCGTCATCCTCGATTGCATGGGATACACCCAGGCCATGAAGGAGGTGGTTCGGGCCGAGGCGGGTGTGCCCGTGCTCCTGGCCCGGTCCCTGGTGGCTCGGCTGGCGGCGGAGGTGGTGGCATGA
- a CDS encoding aspartate/glutamate racemase family protein yields the protein MIGLIRVLTLEDPELLNRHGRLLEARYGLPVESRCIPDQPRGIYDEATEAAAVPKIVETARQLEAGGARAIFISCAADPALEEVREAVSVPVVGAGSAGAALALALGGRIGLLSITEAVPGAIERILGPRVVALERPTGVTDATHLLEPGAVERSLEAARRLVQQGAGTILLACTGFANLSMATRIQADLGVPAVDPVWAGGLMLSYVLKEESRCG from the coding sequence ATGATCGGGCTGATCCGCGTCCTCACCCTGGAAGATCCGGAGCTCCTGAACCGGCACGGCCGCCTGCTCGAAGCACGGTACGGCCTTCCGGTGGAGAGCCGCTGCATCCCGGACCAGCCCCGAGGGATCTACGACGAGGCGACGGAGGCTGCAGCCGTTCCCAAGATCGTCGAGACCGCGAGGCAGCTGGAGGCGGGCGGGGCCCGGGCCATCTTCATCAGCTGTGCCGCCGACCCGGCCTTGGAGGAGGTCCGGGAGGCGGTCTCCGTCCCGGTGGTGGGGGCGGGCTCCGCCGGAGCCGCGCTGGCCCTCGCCCTGGGCGGGCGCATCGGCCTCCTTTCCATCACGGAGGCCGTGCCCGGGGCGATCGAACGCATCCTGGGGCCTCGGGTGGTGGCCCTGGAGCGCCCCACCGGCGTCACCGACGCGACGCACCTCCTGGAACCCGGGGCCGTGGAGCGATCCCTCGAGGCGGCCCGAAGGCTCGTGCAGCAGGGCGCCGGCACCATCCTCCTGGCATGCACCGGCTTCGCCAACCTCTCCATGGCCACGAGAATCCAAGCAGACCTCGGAGTCCCGGCCGTCGATCCCGTGTGGGCCGGCGGCCTCATGCTCTCCTACGTCCTCAAGGAGGAATCGCGATGCGGTTGA
- a CDS encoding AzlC family ABC transporter permease yields the protein MNKALGLSYTRAMRARAGRPTEAQPVRPERSTARALAAARRFGLPVALGYVPVAAAYGLLARQSGLSTVEALFFSVWVYAGASQFLVVGMVAAGVTWPGWVLAGAFMNLRHALFAFSVAPGWKSWSLGRRAVASFGLTDEAYAVIASGGVPSGSFPEVAGLEATAYLSWVGGTLLGAWGSVAFPPALARPLEFALPALFLALLVPALRERPAAVAAVVGGGVSLGAASVGQASWGIVLGGLLGATAGGLAATGSEERRASRVLEGEPRVER from the coding sequence TTGAACAAGGCGCTCGGTCTGAGCTACACTCGTGCCATGCGAGCCCGAGCCGGAAGGCCAACGGAAGCCCAACCGGTACGCCCTGAGCGTTCCACGGCCCGGGCGCTGGCGGCCGCCCGGCGCTTCGGTCTTCCCGTGGCGCTGGGCTATGTCCCGGTCGCCGCGGCCTACGGGCTCCTGGCACGGCAGAGCGGTCTCTCCACGGTCGAGGCCCTCTTCTTCTCCGTCTGGGTCTACGCGGGCGCGAGCCAGTTCCTGGTGGTGGGCATGGTGGCCGCCGGCGTCACCTGGCCGGGCTGGGTCCTGGCCGGCGCCTTCATGAACCTCCGCCACGCGCTGTTTGCATTCTCCGTGGCGCCCGGGTGGAAAAGCTGGTCTCTCGGCCGCAGAGCCGTGGCGAGCTTCGGGCTCACCGACGAGGCCTACGCGGTGATCGCCTCGGGCGGCGTGCCCTCCGGGAGCTTCCCCGAGGTCGCAGGCCTCGAGGCGACCGCCTACCTGAGCTGGGTTGGCGGGACGCTCCTGGGTGCATGGGGAAGCGTCGCGTTCCCCCCGGCGCTGGCGCGGCCCCTGGAGTTCGCGCTGCCCGCTCTCTTCCTGGCCCTTCTGGTGCCTGCGTTGCGCGAGCGACCTGCCGCGGTTGCGGCGGTGGTGGGGGGTGGAGTCTCCCTGGGAGCGGCCTCCGTGGGCCAGGCTTCGTGGGGGATCGTCCTGGGCGGTCTCCTGGGGGCGACCGCGGGAGGGCTGGCCGCCACGGGGTCCGAGGAGCGCCGTGCATCAAGAGTCCTGGAGGGTGAGCCACGTGTGGAGCGGTGA